One Candidatus Paceibacterota bacterium DNA segment encodes these proteins:
- a CDS encoding serine protease — translation MHPFIQKLRETRSRWLATSWDIRMAVFYTLLLVVIIIFSDNERTGLEDFLSVGVPFLICTAGLVIQGYRVGEEYEWSESLSRKQRPLLLLGMLCGFAGLLALSFIDYPETPQWRYVLLNITTALIFSTAWFMFGFLTPFGFKLFADYGGDAFLERLMQRKWLPRPIILLRIVSAIVLLMLVAGAWLAYTTLERLADIERALGGREALQCSAQDTIAEAGPSVVRIIGAFGEGSGFAVKEHFILTNYHVIDGEPSPKIVYADGSFEAGIIVDGHPGLDLALISVERNMRPLPWEAWQNAQLGQQLFILGYPYGGSLNGEVTVNRATISAFRGNKAGERHYLQTDGGLVEGMSGGPMITFCGRVVGINAAGGESLSIGISTDIAREWVDESLRIGTSVPWDNPDKDINPNASPIDTVRAYYHYISARNYEAAFALLSSHFIGRVTYADWVVGFETQLQTAVYHITADPKNHSRVFVELESTDLIDGDIVYRSFVGSWTVRSVGGQLRLWESNIQEVYDE, via the coding sequence ATGCATCCATTTATACAGAAATTGCGTGAAACGCGCTCTCGCTGGCTCGCAACGTCATGGGACATCCGCATGGCGGTCTTTTATACTCTTTTACTCGTCGTCATCATTATTTTCTCAGATAATGAGCGTACGGGATTAGAGGACTTCTTGTCCGTTGGCGTCCCTTTTCTTATATGTACGGCCGGCCTTGTGATACAGGGATACCGCGTTGGAGAGGAATATGAATGGTCCGAGTCGTTGAGCCGAAAACAGAGACCGCTCCTTCTCCTAGGCATGCTCTGTGGCTTTGCGGGCCTGCTAGCACTTTCATTCATTGACTATCCCGAAACGCCCCAATGGCGCTATGTGCTTTTAAATATTACTACGGCACTCATTTTCTCCACGGCTTGGTTTATGTTTGGCTTTCTCACGCCGTTTGGCTTTAAATTATTTGCTGACTATGGTGGTGATGCATTTTTAGAGCGTCTCATGCAACGAAAGTGGCTTCCGCGCCCAATCATCTTGCTCCGCATCGTGTCAGCTATCGTACTATTGATGCTAGTGGCAGGCGCATGGCTCGCGTACACAACACTTGAGAGACTTGCAGACATTGAGCGCGCTCTTGGCGGGAGAGAGGCATTACAATGCAGTGCGCAAGACACCATTGCGGAAGCAGGCCCTTCCGTTGTACGCATCATCGGAGCCTTTGGAGAGGGAAGTGGCTTTGCTGTAAAAGAGCATTTCATCCTCACCAACTATCACGTCATTGATGGCGAACCAAGCCCCAAAATAGTATATGCAGACGGATCATTTGAAGCAGGCATCATTGTGGATGGCCATCCAGGATTGGATTTAGCGCTCATTTCCGTGGAACGGAACATGCGCCCCCTCCCGTGGGAAGCCTGGCAGAATGCGCAATTGGGCCAACAGCTGTTTATTCTCGGCTACCCTTACGGCGGTTCGCTGAACGGAGAGGTTACCGTAAACCGTGCTACGATTAGTGCATTTCGTGGCAATAAGGCAGGCGAGCGGCACTACCTGCAAACAGATGGCGGCCTTGTCGAGGGCATGAGTGGCGGCCCGATGATTACTTTTTGCGGCAGGGTGGTGGGCATTAACGCCGCAGGTGGTGAAAGTTTGAGCATCGGCATCAGTACTGATATTGCGCGGGAGTGGGTGGATGAATCATTGCGCATTGGCACGAGTGTGCCGTGGGATAATCCCGACAAAGACATTAACCCCAACGCATCGCCCATTGATACGGTCCGTGCCTATTACCACTACATCAGTGCGCGCAACTACGAAGCGGCATTCGCCTTACTCTCTTCGCATTTTATCGGCAGGGTTACCTATGCAGATTGGGTTGTGGGATTTGAAACACAGCTCCAAACCGCCGTTTACCACATAACCGCTGATCCGAAGAACCATTCCCGCGTATTCGTAGAGCTAGAATCAACAGACCTTATTGACGGCGACATTGTCTACCGCTCTTTCGTTGGTTCCTGGACCGTCCGCTCTGTTGGCGGCCAGCTGCGCCTTTGGGAGTCCAACATCCAAGAGGTGTATGATGAATAG
- a CDS encoding GIY-YIG nuclease family protein — MSQIVYILKNEAMPEYIKIGFTHGDVKERLRQLDRTGVPLPFEVYYAATVEDAEREEKWLHSIFADRRARVNREFFKMNPEYAALALKRAEIREVSIDSGLTQEQEKEVDEVKTRRSKFHFGKYGIPIGSKLTFTRDSNIVAEVVEGDKIKIGDKIDFLSNMARDLLGYKRRPQGTLYFEYEDEILDDRRRRMDEGESEAMEGAGDAWLQMQADIERGK; from the coding sequence ATGAGCCAAATCGTTTATATTTTAAAAAACGAAGCAATGCCCGAGTATATAAAAATAGGGTTTACTCATGGCGATGTTAAGGAAAGACTAAGGCAGCTAGATCGGACAGGTGTGCCGCTTCCTTTTGAGGTCTATTACGCGGCAACCGTTGAAGACGCTGAAAGAGAGGAAAAATGGCTTCACTCTATTTTCGCAGACCGTCGTGCGCGAGTTAACCGAGAGTTTTTTAAAATGAATCCAGAATATGCGGCACTTGCATTAAAGCGAGCAGAAATTAGAGAAGTTAGTATTGACAGTGGCTTAACCCAAGAGCAAGAGAAGGAGGTCGACGAAGTAAAGACAAGGCGCTCAAAATTTCATTTTGGGAAATACGGGATACCTATTGGATCGAAACTCACTTTTACAAGAGATTCCAACATAGTTGCTGAAGTAGTAGAGGGCGACAAAATAAAAATCGGAGATAAGATTGATTTTCTATCAAATATGGCTCGTGATTTATTGGGATATAAGCGGAGACCGCAAGGTACGTTATATTTTGAGTATGAAGATGAAATTTTAGACGATCGACGACGAAGGATGGACGAAGGGGAGTCTGAGGCCATGGAGGGGGCTGGTGACGCATGGCTGCAGATGCAAGCTGATATAGAGAGAGGAAAATAG